In Rathayibacter sp. VKM Ac-2762, one DNA window encodes the following:
- a CDS encoding DUF2000 domain-containing protein: MTIPAPDAVGFHPDEIDTAAPTRSARLKWVVVVDESLPAGRAVNAAICVGAATAAHVAGLLGPSPADASGSLHPGLPWAGCTVLAADAATLLAIRAKAEAHEGTFVADMPASAQATRVYDEYREAVAASGSDELQYLAVSLVGPRNRIDRIVGRLPLLG; the protein is encoded by the coding sequence ATGACCATCCCCGCCCCCGACGCCGTCGGCTTCCACCCCGACGAGATCGACACCGCCGCGCCCACCCGCTCGGCCCGCCTCAAGTGGGTGGTCGTCGTCGACGAGTCCCTCCCCGCCGGTCGCGCCGTGAACGCCGCGATCTGCGTGGGCGCCGCGACGGCCGCGCACGTCGCGGGACTGCTCGGACCGAGCCCCGCCGACGCGTCCGGATCGCTGCATCCCGGTCTGCCGTGGGCCGGCTGCACGGTCCTCGCCGCCGACGCGGCCACCCTGCTCGCGATCCGCGCGAAGGCCGAGGCGCACGAGGGGACGTTCGTCGCCGACATGCCCGCGTCGGCGCAGGCCACCCGGGTGTACGACGAGTACCGGGAGGCGGTGGCGGCGAGCGGCTCCGACGAGCTGCAGTACCTCGCGGTCAGCCTGGTGGGGCCGAGGAACCGGATCGACAGGATCGTCGGGCGACTGCCGCTGCTGGGCTGA